A segment of the Terribacillus aidingensis genome:
ATTCCACAAGTTCCATCAACCAAGAACGGACAACGGAGCCGTTGTTCCACATCTTCGCAACTTGCTCATAATCAAAGTCGTAATCACTTTTTTCTAACACTTCGAAGCCTTCGGCAATTGCCTGCATCATGCCATACTCGATTCCGTTATGGACCATCTTCAGGAAGTGACCGCTGCCGCTTTTACCAGCGTAGTGATAGCCATTTTCCACGCTGATCGCTTGGAAGATAGGTTCAATCGTCTTGAACACCTCTGCATCGCCGCCAATCATTGTACATACGCCGTTACGAGCACCGTCTGTTCCGCCGCTTGTACCAACGTCGAAGAAGTGTACGCCTAGTTCAGCGAAAATTTTGGATCGTTCCACGGATTGCTTATAGTTAGAGTTACCGCCATCCATCAGGATGTCTCCCTCGGATAGATAGCCTTTTAATTCCTCTAGCACTTTATCAGTGATTTCACCAGCCGGTACCATCGACCAGACAATTTTAGGGCTTGGCAGCTGTTCTACCAATTCTTTTAAAGAACTTGCAGCTGATCCCTTGGATTCAGCGAATTTAGCACGTGCTTCTTCACTTACATCAAAAGCTGTAACATCGAAGTTATTATCCAATAAGTTCAAACCAAGATTGAATCCCATTTTTCCAAGACCGATTAATCCAATATGCATGATAAGTTAGCTCCTTCAAAATAATTTTCGATTTATGATACCATAATACGAAAATAATTTTCATATAGCAAGCGCTTTCAGTTAATTTGTGCTATACTGCTTGTAACAAATAGGACGAAAGGCAGCTGATTTTCTTGGCACAACAAGGTTTAACGGGGATTCGTTCACACTATCCAAGACTGAGTGAAAAAGAGAAAAAAATTGCAGATTTCATTTTGGAACACCCGGAAAGTATTGTTCACCAGACTATCAGCCAAGTAGCAGATCAGCTCGAAGTAGCAGATGCTACTGTTTCCCGTTTCTGTAAACGAATCGGCTACAAAGGCTTCCAAGCACTGAAAATTGCTTTAGCACCAGAAATCATTTCTCCCAATAAGATGCTGCACGAAGACGTAAACGATACGGATGAGGCAAAAATGGTTGCGGAAAAGATTTTTCATTCCAATATCCGAACCCTGGAAAATACATTGCAGGTGCTGGACAAGGCGGAGCTGGAGCAGGCTGTCTCATTGCTCCTAGAGGCAAGAAGAGTGGAGTTCTATGGTTTTGGCGGATCGAATATGGTCGCAATGGATGCGTATCATAAGTTTGTCCGCTCTGGTGTGCTGGCCTTCGCGTTTCCTGATGCTCACTTGCAGCTCATGTCTGCTTCCCAACTGACCGACCAGGATGTTGCTTTTATCTTTTCTCATTCGGGAGCCAGCAAGGATGCCTATCAGCTGCTGCAGACCGTCAAGAAAACAGGCGCCAGAACGATCGCCATCACTGGCTTCCCCAAATCCCCTATCGGCCAGCAGGTGGACGTTGCCTTGCATACTAGCTCAGAGGAAACCGATTATCGTTCCGAAGCGCTCGCGTCGCGGATTGCACAACTGAGTATCATCGATGCTCTTTATGTAACAGTCATCATGCGTCAGAAAGAAAAGGCACAAACTTCCGTTGAAAAAGTTCGTAACGCTATCGCCGCAACAAAAATGTGACCCGCCAGAAGCTGACGGGTCACTTTCCATTGAGATTTACTGTTGTAATTTCGAACTTGTCAAACCGATGTCTTGCAAAGGAATACTCGAAGGCAATACCGGTATTGAGATAAGCGACCTGCTCTATCACAAGTACCGGTTCATTTTCGGATAATCCCAGTTCCTTCATGTCTTGTGCTGTTGCTTGCTCCGCTCTGATCCGGCGGCGTGATCCTGCAATTTTCAAGCCTAATTCTTTTTCCATGTATGCATATACCGAGTTATGCAGGACTGTCGGGGTGATACCTGGAATAAGCGGCGTCGGCATATACGTTTCTTCGATAACATGAGGATTATCATCGACACAGCGTACACGGATATGATGATACACAGGCGTATCTTCTGAAATGGCCAAGTACGATGCCACTTCAGCTGTAGGAGCAATCATGTCAAACAATAAAAGCTTTGAGGTAACTTGCTTCTCCTTCATTAAACTGGTAAAGCCGAGCGTTTCATTCGTTCCCACATGAATGTAATCCGACTGGAAGGAAGACTGCACAATGAATGTTCCATGTCCGCGCTTTCGGAAAACGATTCCCTCTGATGCAAGTACATCAAGCGCGCGCTTAACTGTCATCCTGCTGCAGGAAAATTCTTCGACAAGGCTATGTTCATCTGGTAACGGCTGGTCCAGAGGGTAGAATCCTGATTCGATACGATGTCTGATTTCTTCTGATATCACTTGATATTTCATAGTGTTCCTCCTCTGCTGCCGATCTGTTTGTTGTTAGCTTATCAAAATACTGGAATTGCAGCAATCTGCCAATGAAAATGACGGCCATATTGGCCGCCACTATCAGAAACCGTTTCGCTGTACGACTTGTTTCATCCATTCGCCGCTTTTCTTGATTGTGCGTTCCCCGTCTTTCTCCAGGTTAACCGACACAAAGCCATAGCGATTTTTATATGCATTCGTCCACGACCAATTATCCATGAACGTCCACAGATGATATCCCTTTACATTTGCTCCTTCATTCAAAGCCTTGTGCACCCACCGTAAATGATCCTTGATGAAATCGATTCGGTAGTCATCTTGAATGATTCCATCACTGTCGCGGAACTTCTCTTCCCCTTCAACTCCCATACCATTTTCAGAGATGAAACAAGGGATGTTCCCATAATTATCTCGCAGGTTGACAAGTATATCGTAGATTCCTTTTTCGTAGATTTCCCAGCCTCGATGCACATTCATCTTCCGGCCAGGCATCTCATAGGAATCGAAGAATCTGTCAGGCATGAACGGTGCATCTGGGTGGACACTATGTTCCTTTGCCTTCACACGTCGCGGCTGGTAATAGTTC
Coding sequences within it:
- a CDS encoding MurR/RpiR family transcriptional regulator, giving the protein MAQQGLTGIRSHYPRLSEKEKKIADFILEHPESIVHQTISQVADQLEVADATVSRFCKRIGYKGFQALKIALAPEIISPNKMLHEDVNDTDEAKMVAEKIFHSNIRTLENTLQVLDKAELEQAVSLLLEARRVEFYGFGGSNMVAMDAYHKFVRSGVLAFAFPDAHLQLMSASQLTDQDVAFIFSHSGASKDAYQLLQTVKKTGARTIAITGFPKSPIGQQVDVALHTSSEETDYRSEALASRIAQLSIIDALYVTVIMRQKEKAQTSVEKVRNAIAATKM
- a CDS encoding GntR family transcriptional regulator, whose product is MKYQVISEEIRHRIESGFYPLDQPLPDEHSLVEEFSCSRMTVKRALDVLASEGIVFRKRGHGTFIVQSSFQSDYIHVGTNETLGFTSLMKEKQVTSKLLLFDMIAPTAEVASYLAISEDTPVYHHIRVRCVDDNPHVIEETYMPTPLIPGITPTVLHNSVYAYMEKELGLKIAGSRRRIRAEQATAQDMKELGLSENEPVLVIEQVAYLNTGIAFEYSFARHRFDKFEITTVNLNGK
- the gnd gene encoding phosphogluconate dehydrogenase (NAD(+)-dependent, decarboxylating), producing the protein MHIGLIGLGKMGFNLGLNLLDNNFDVTAFDVSEEARAKFAESKGSAASSLKELVEQLPSPKIVWSMVPAGEITDKVLEELKGYLSEGDILMDGGNSNYKQSVERSKIFAELGVHFFDVGTSGGTDGARNGVCTMIGGDAEVFKTIEPIFQAISVENGYHYAGKSGSGHFLKMVHNGIEYGMMQAIAEGFEVLEKSDYDFDYEQVAKMWNNGSVVRSWLMELVESAFSKDPKLDAIRGVMHSSGEGKWTVETALELQAATPVIAMSLMMRYRSLDEDTFSGKVVAALRNEFGGHAVVKR